One Niabella beijingensis DNA window includes the following coding sequences:
- a CDS encoding exonuclease domain-containing protein produces the protein MEYAIVDIETTGGKATAGGSITEIAIRVFDGNTVIDCFETLVKPAHRIPAFITSLTGIDDAMVQDSPVFEGIAKEVFSMLEGRIFVAHNVNFDYSFVKHHLESAGYSYKANKLCTVQLSRAIRPGLPSYSLGNVCNTLGIELDNRHRAGGDADATVALFQKLLQWDGINVALIMLERDAEAQQAVPDRIKEDFDALPDGPGVYYLHNDAGETVYVGKARNLKKRVGQHFKQRGQRPKRQNFIKEITAISYETCGTELMAFILEALEIKRIYPRYNQALKKYEPKFGLFVQEDPEGYTRLKISGLGKNEQPVQVFTTRQGAVNKLSELSRRFGLCADLCRLRHCELCHLIDKKNNLLCSANQPPGVYNEKVIKALSFLREDTGAFYIVDKGRNRDEKSCIWVENGNFYGMGYIDNTADIYSPDDIKDRLTRYAGTHYIMQLIISFICKYPNKVVPITGNMFS, from the coding sequence ATGGAATATGCAATAGTTGATATAGAAACCACCGGGGGAAAGGCAACGGCGGGGGGCAGCATCACGGAAATTGCCATACGCGTTTTTGACGGCAATACGGTTATTGACTGCTTTGAAACGTTGGTAAAGCCTGCGCACCGGATACCCGCCTTTATCACATCGCTCACCGGTATTGACGATGCGATGGTGCAGGACAGTCCTGTTTTTGAGGGCATTGCAAAAGAGGTCTTTTCCATGCTTGAAGGCAGAATATTTGTGGCGCACAATGTTAACTTTGATTATTCTTTTGTAAAACATCATTTGGAAAGTGCGGGGTACAGCTATAAGGCGAACAAATTATGCACGGTACAACTTTCAAGAGCCATCAGGCCAGGTTTGCCTTCTTACAGTCTTGGCAACGTATGTAACACACTGGGTATTGAGCTGGATAACAGACACAGGGCGGGCGGCGATGCAGATGCCACTGTAGCATTATTTCAAAAGTTATTGCAATGGGACGGAATCAACGTTGCTTTAATAATGTTGGAAAGGGATGCCGAAGCGCAGCAAGCGGTGCCGGATAGAATAAAGGAAGATTTCGATGCCCTGCCGGATGGCCCCGGCGTTTATTATTTGCACAACGATGCGGGAGAGACGGTCTATGTAGGTAAGGCCAGGAACTTAAAGAAGCGCGTCGGACAACATTTTAAACAGCGCGGTCAAAGACCGAAGCGTCAGAATTTTATAAAAGAAATTACGGCGATCAGCTACGAAACCTGCGGAACCGAGCTGATGGCCTTCATACTGGAAGCGCTGGAAATTAAACGGATTTACCCCAGGTATAACCAGGCACTGAAAAAGTATGAACCAAAGTTTGGCTTGTTTGTACAGGAAGACCCGGAGGGCTATACCAGATTAAAGATTTCGGGGCTGGGGAAAAACGAACAGCCGGTCCAGGTATTTACAACGCGCCAGGGAGCGGTGAACAAACTAAGCGAGCTGAGCAGGCGTTTTGGATTATGCGCTGATTTATGCCGTTTACGGCATTGTGAACTGTGTCATCTTATTGATAAGAAAAATAACTTGCTTTGCTCCGCCAATCAGCCTCCCGGAGTTTATAATGAAAAAGTGATAAAAGCGCTTTCTTTTCTGAGAGAAGATACCGGGGCATTTTATATAGTTGACAAGGGAAGGAACCGGGATGAAAAAAGCTGTATTTGGGTGGAAAACGGGAACTTTTACGGGATGGGGTATATCGATAATACTGCGGACATTTATTCGCCGGATGATATTAAGGATCGTCTTACCCGGTATGCCGGCACCCACTATATCATGCAATTGATCATTTCATTTATATGCAAATATCCCAATAAGGTGGTTCCGATCACCGGTAACATGTTTTCCTGA
- a CDS encoding dihydrofolate reductase family protein, which translates to MMRKVIAAINMTLDGYCDHTAITPDEEIHQHYADLLSSGDIILYGRITYQLMEYWPTVVKDPTGNKAMDDFAVIMDRLPKVVFSKTLKSIDWESAELADRSLEETVSTLRQQPGRNILVGSRSVILQLLKLNLVDEFQLCVHPVVAGSGLPLFENVTGGLAFKLLKTKSFGSGAVVFYYLPVR; encoded by the coding sequence ATGATGAGAAAAGTAATTGCTGCAATCAATATGACCCTTGACGGATATTGCGATCATACGGCGATAACTCCAGATGAAGAGATTCACCAGCATTATGCCGATCTGTTAAGTAGCGGGGACATCATTCTCTATGGAAGGATCACTTACCAGCTTATGGAATACTGGCCAACGGTGGTAAAAGATCCTACCGGCAATAAGGCAATGGACGATTTTGCAGTGATCATGGACCGGCTTCCAAAAGTTGTTTTTTCCAAAACATTAAAAAGTATCGACTGGGAAAGTGCGGAACTGGCGGACCGGTCTCTCGAAGAAACGGTCTCCACACTCCGGCAACAGCCGGGCAGGAATATCCTGGTTGGCAGCCGGAGTGTGATCTTACAATTGCTGAAGTTGAACTTAGTTGATGAATTCCAGCTTTGTGTTCATCCGGTTGTAGCAGGAAGCGGCCTGCCGTTATTTGAAAATGTAACCGGCGGGCTGGCCTTTAAACTTTTAAAGACAAAATCCTTTGGTTCCGGCGCAGTGGTCTTCTATTATCTGCCTGTCCGCTAA
- a CDS encoding IPT/TIG domain-containing protein codes for MRFQKRTDCLFIFFLFFGSFFYACKDKDLIRKDSYDPGKPTVFSDFSPKQGAIRTRLYIYGDNFGTDVSKIHVYIGERELKVVGANGKQIYCWVPGQTSTGQVRVVIDGNTPVEHTFADLFTYTKSTTVGTLVGNVDELGNSSIVDGDFENARFSYPAWVTYEPESNVLFVTELDRAVRRLDLTGQTVSTLITNGQAAFTKMQTTTLSSNKDTLFLSDDNGNLTSRNKVAIAYTLRSENYRRVHPYIYDPACFSAAPHPVTNEMFYNGLQGIGIKKAIPDLTTGELLPKLLFRVGGSTNQSSLIFFHPSGNYAYIVSFTRIYKSIYNWETRELEPPILFAGSATGGDVDAIGTSARIGRGYQGVFVKNPAYAGQADEYDFYFCDQNNQSIRTLSPAGVVTTFAGKGSPTPDGSVKGYIDGDPRKEARFADPTGIDYDAERKIFYIAERDNKRIRTITVE; via the coding sequence ATGAGATTTCAAAAGAGAACGGACTGCCTTTTCATTTTTTTCCTGTTTTTCGGCAGTTTTTTTTACGCCTGTAAAGACAAAGATCTGATCCGAAAGGACAGTTATGATCCCGGAAAGCCTACGGTATTTTCTGATTTTTCACCGAAACAGGGAGCGATAAGGACACGCCTTTATATTTATGGAGACAATTTCGGTACCGATGTTTCTAAAATACATGTTTATATCGGTGAACGGGAGCTTAAGGTAGTTGGTGCCAATGGAAAGCAGATCTACTGCTGGGTTCCGGGCCAAACCAGTACCGGGCAGGTACGGGTGGTCATAGATGGGAACACCCCCGTGGAGCATACATTCGCAGATCTGTTCACCTATACCAAGAGCACCACCGTGGGTACGCTGGTAGGTAATGTAGACGAGCTGGGTAATTCTTCCATTGTGGATGGCGATTTTGAAAATGCCCGGTTTTCCTACCCCGCATGGGTAACCTACGAACCGGAAAGTAATGTGTTGTTTGTAACCGAACTGGATCGTGCTGTAAGGAGGCTGGATCTGACCGGACAAACCGTGTCAACCCTGATTACCAACGGGCAGGCAGCTTTCACCAAAATGCAGACCACCACGCTCAGTTCCAATAAGGACACGTTATTCCTTTCGGATGATAATGGAAACCTTACCAGCAGGAATAAGGTAGCTATTGCGTATACGCTGCGTTCGGAAAACTATCGCCGTGTACATCCTTATATTTACGATCCCGCCTGTTTCTCTGCTGCGCCCCATCCTGTAACGAATGAGATGTTCTATAATGGCTTACAGGGTATCGGCATCAAGAAAGCCATCCCGGATCTGACAACCGGGGAGCTGCTTCCCAAATTACTGTTCAGGGTAGGAGGCAGTACCAACCAGTCTTCGCTTATCTTCTTTCATCCCTCCGGTAACTATGCCTATATCGTATCATTTACCCGCATCTACAAAAGTATTTACAATTGGGAGACCCGGGAGCTGGAACCGCCTATCCTCTTTGCCGGCAGCGCTACAGGAGGTGATGTGGATGCCATCGGAACTTCAGCAAGGATCGGCAGGGGATACCAGGGGGTGTTTGTAAAAAATCCGGCTTATGCCGGCCAGGCGGATGAATACGATTTTTATTTCTGCGATCAGAACAACCAAAGCATTCGCACACTTTCGCCCGCCGGCGTGGTTACCACCTTTGCCGGCAAAGGCAGTCCCACGCCCGACGGCAGCGTAAAAGGCTATATAGACGGCGACCCGAGAAAGGAAGCCCGCTTTGCCGATCCCACCGGGATCGACTATGACGCGGAGCGGAAAATTTTCTACATCGCGGAGCGCGACAACAAGCGCATCCGTACCATAACCGTAGAATAA
- a CDS encoding MBL fold metallo-hydrolase, producing MASLYLTSLNSGSNGNCYYIGNDDEAVLIDAGLSCRETEKRMYRLGLAMKHVKAIFISHEHSDHIKGLEVLSRKHQLPVYISPGTLRHTGLKLDPNLVRPLSAGVPVHIGALMVSAFLKHHDAADPHSFTVEDNHTCIGIFTDIGKVCENISTHFQRCHAAFLEANYDEELLENGRYPYHLKKRIRDGRGHLSNKEALDLFLSCRPEHMSHLLLSHLSADNNNPDLVRDLFLDQATTTTIVIASRYRETPVYAVSGNKGACASVPLTPGQLTLF from the coding sequence ATGGCCAGTCTTTATCTTACTTCTCTTAATTCCGGCAGCAATGGCAACTGTTATTATATCGGCAACGATGACGAAGCGGTATTGATAGATGCCGGCCTATCCTGCCGGGAAACAGAGAAAAGAATGTACCGGCTGGGACTGGCCATGAAGCATGTAAAAGCCATATTCATATCGCACGAACACAGCGACCATATCAAAGGCCTCGAAGTACTGTCCCGTAAACATCAGCTCCCCGTATACATCTCTCCGGGCACGCTGCGTCATACAGGCCTTAAGCTGGACCCCAACCTGGTACGGCCATTGTCAGCAGGAGTTCCCGTCCATATTGGCGCGCTCATGGTCAGTGCTTTCCTGAAACATCATGATGCTGCAGATCCGCATAGCTTTACCGTAGAGGATAATCATACCTGTATCGGCATTTTTACCGATATCGGGAAGGTCTGTGAGAATATCAGTACTCATTTTCAAAGATGCCATGCGGCTTTCCTGGAAGCCAACTACGATGAAGAGCTGTTGGAGAACGGCCGGTATCCCTATCACCTCAAAAAAAGAATCCGGGACGGCCGGGGACATTTATCCAATAAAGAAGCCCTTGATCTTTTTCTTTCCTGCAGGCCGGAACATATGAGCCACCTGCTGCTCTCCCACCTTTCTGCCGATAACAACAACCCAGACCTGGTCCGCGATCTTTTTCTGGATCAGGCAACAACCACTACTATTGTAATCGCCTCGCGGTACCGGGAAACGCCGGTTTATGCTGTTTCCGGAAATAAGGGAGCCTGTGCCAGTGTTCCACTCACTCCGGGACAGCTGACATTGTTTTAA